In one Winogradskyella sp. MH6 genomic region, the following are encoded:
- a CDS encoding sodium:solute symporter yields the protein MQQTLDWIDWTVLITTLAIIVGYGTWKTRGSKNVQDYVRGGNTTKWWTIGLSVMATQASAITFLSTTGQAFSDGMGFVQFYFGLPIAMVIICMVFIPIYHRLKVYTAYEFLENRFDLKTRTLTAILFLIQRGLAAGITIFAPAIILSVVLGWNIVTLNIIIGVLVIIYTVSGGTKAVTVTQKQQMFVIFAGMVAALFIIINLIPDEVSFVDAIDIAGATGKMEVLDFSFDLENRYTVWTGLIGGTFLMLSYFGTDQSQVQRYLSGKSMKEMQMGLLFNGLLKVPMQFFILLVGVMVFVFYQFNPSPLNFIDKSTETVLASEYGNEYRVLQDKQAELFDMKQRLSLAYAKNDNPELKQELFQIDSIEKTYRLESKFLIKKAIDSEYKTNYATLESEVENLKSNPKSEAFKTKSAELLALYKDAAKDTETNDRDYMFIRFILNNLPTGLIGLLLAVILSAAMSSTASEINALATITSIDLYGRNLKEDKGETHMVNMTKWFTLGWGIIAIIIACFADLAENLIQLVNIIGSIFYGNVLGIFLLAFFFKHIKGNAVFIGALITQVIVIIGWAFDWMPYLWLNLFGCVVVIVIANLLQKFSKQPI from the coding sequence ATGCAACAAACTTTAGACTGGATAGACTGGACAGTTTTAATTACCACATTAGCAATAATAGTTGGCTATGGCACGTGGAAAACACGAGGCAGTAAAAATGTTCAGGATTATGTAAGAGGAGGTAATACGACCAAATGGTGGACCATCGGTTTGTCTGTAATGGCAACTCAAGCTAGTGCTATTACATTCTTATCTACAACTGGTCAGGCATTTTCGGACGGTATGGGATTTGTACAATTCTACTTCGGTTTGCCAATTGCTATGGTTATTATTTGCATGGTATTTATTCCTATTTATCATCGTCTTAAAGTATATACCGCATATGAATTTCTCGAAAATCGTTTTGATTTAAAAACCAGAACACTCACAGCTATCCTCTTTTTAATTCAACGTGGCTTGGCTGCTGGTATTACCATATTTGCTCCTGCCATTATTCTCTCTGTTGTTTTAGGGTGGAACATTGTTACTCTAAATATCATTATTGGTGTATTGGTAATAATTTACACTGTTTCTGGTGGCACCAAAGCAGTAACTGTGACCCAAAAACAGCAAATGTTTGTCATTTTTGCTGGTATGGTGGCTGCGCTTTTTATCATTATTAACCTCATACCAGATGAAGTTTCTTTTGTCGATGCTATTGATATTGCTGGTGCTACAGGAAAAATGGAAGTACTAGATTTTTCTTTTGATTTAGAAAATCGTTATACCGTTTGGACAGGTCTTATTGGTGGAACCTTTTTAATGCTGTCTTATTTCGGCACAGATCAAAGCCAGGTACAACGTTACCTTTCTGGTAAAAGCATGAAAGAAATGCAAATGGGCTTACTCTTTAATGGCCTGTTAAAAGTACCTATGCAATTCTTTATCCTCTTAGTTGGTGTTATGGTATTTGTATTTTATCAATTTAACCCTTCACCACTAAATTTTATTGACAAATCTACTGAAACGGTTTTAGCTTCAGAATACGGAAATGAATACAGAGTACTTCAAGATAAGCAAGCTGAACTTTTTGACATGAAGCAACGACTAAGTTTGGCTTATGCAAAGAACGATAATCCCGAATTAAAACAGGAACTATTTCAAATTGATAGTATCGAAAAAACATACCGCTTGGAGTCTAAATTCCTAATAAAAAAAGCGATTGATTCAGAATACAAAACCAATTATGCTACACTTGAAAGTGAAGTTGAAAATTTAAAATCAAATCCAAAAAGCGAAGCATTCAAAACAAAGTCTGCAGAACTTTTAGCATTGTATAAAGACGCTGCAAAAGATACAGAAACCAATGACAGAGATTATATGTTCATTCGGTTTATACTTAATAATTTACCAACTGGGTTAATAGGTTTGTTATTAGCCGTTATTCTTTCAGCTGCAATGTCTTCAACAGCTTCAGAAATCAATGCGTTGGCGACGATTACCTCTATTGATTTGTACGGCAGAAACCTAAAAGAAGATAAAGGAGAAACGCACATGGTGAATATGACCAAGTGGTTTACATTAGGCTGGGGAATTATTGCCATTATCATTGCTTGTTTTGCTGATTTAGCTGAAAATCTAATTCAATTGGTAAATATTATTGGTTCTATTTTTTATGGAAATGTACTAGGTATTTTCTTACTAGCCTTTTTCTTTAAGCATATAAAAGGAAATGCTGTATTTATTGGAGCACTTATAACACAAGTCATTGTAATTATTGGCTGGGCTTTTGATTGGATGCCTTATTTATGGCTTAATTTATTCGGTTGTGTTGTAGTTATAGTTATTGCAAATCTTCTTCAGAAGTTTTCTAAGCAACCTATTTAA
- a CDS encoding DUF2911 domain-containing protein, translating to MKKLVLFAFALTLMFSVNAQVETPQPSPFTKIEQKVGLTDVTLEYSRPSMKGRKIFGDLVPYGKVWRAGANKNTVVTFSDDVSVEGTTLKAGSYAIFVSPNKDSWTVFFYTDTNNWGTPAKWDDSKVAAKVTAKVYEMPMDVETWTIGFDDLTNSSANIGFIWEKTYASVKFKVPTEDKVSASIKNVMSGPSANDYYSAAVYNLSEGKDLDQAMKWIDKAVDMTKNEPRFWFLRQQSLIHAANGDKKGAIAAAKKSLEGAKEAGNDDYVKMNKDSLKEWGAM from the coding sequence ATGAAAAAACTAGTACTTTTTGCTTTTGCCTTAACCTTAATGTTTTCGGTAAATGCACAGGTGGAAACACCACAGCCAAGTCCTTTTACTAAAATTGAACAAAAGGTCGGTTTAACAGACGTAACCTTAGAATACTCTCGTCCGAGTATGAAAGGAAGAAAAATATTTGGGGATTTAGTTCCTTACGGAAAAGTATGGCGTGCAGGTGCCAATAAGAATACTGTAGTTACTTTTAGTGATGACGTTTCTGTAGAAGGTACTACTCTAAAGGCAGGTTCTTATGCTATTTTTGTATCTCCCAACAAGGATTCGTGGACTGTTTTTTTCTATACAGACACCAATAATTGGGGAACACCAGCTAAATGGGATGATTCTAAAGTCGCAGCTAAAGTTACTGCTAAGGTATACGAGATGCCTATGGATGTAGAAACTTGGACTATAGGTTTTGATGACTTAACTAACAGCTCTGCCAACATTGGTTTCATTTGGGAAAAAACATATGCTTCTGTTAAATTTAAAGTGCCAACTGAAGACAAGGTGTCTGCTTCAATCAAAAATGTAATGTCTGGTCCATCTGCTAATGATTATTACTCTGCTGCAGTGTATAATTTATCTGAGGGTAAAGATTTAGATCAAGCTATGAAATGGATAGACAAGGCGGTTGATATGACAAAAAATGAACCGCGTTTTTGGTTTTTAAGACAACAATCTTTAATACATGCTGCCAACGGAGATAAAAAAGGAGCGATTGCTGCTGCAAAAAAATCTTTAGAAGGTGCTAAGGAAGCAGGTAATGATGATTATGTGAAAATGAATAAGGACTCTCTAAAAGAATGGGGAGCGATGTAA